A part of Lentimicrobiaceae bacterium genomic DNA contains:
- the mqnB gene encoding futalosine hydrolase, with protein MKIFLVSATSAEIEPFLHRASFRKKLASGKERFAYGKAIIDVLITGVGMVPTAFWMAKSLYKENYDVAINVGIAGSFSTGLQIGEIVNVVSDRFSEIGAESGEQFLSLIDLKLLEDDKAFATNNELVNSSVFESKTINSLKKVKGITVNTVHGCNDSIQKVRKLFHPDVESMEGAAFLYVCLNERIQCLQLRAISNYIETRNKEKWNIPLAIRNVNNALFMILDE; from the coding sequence ATGAAGATATTTCTTGTTTCTGCGACTTCTGCTGAAATTGAGCCTTTCTTACATAGGGCATCTTTCAGGAAAAAACTTGCTTCCGGAAAAGAGCGGTTTGCATATGGTAAAGCAATCATTGATGTGCTGATTACGGGTGTAGGCATGGTTCCCACCGCATTTTGGATGGCAAAATCCTTATACAAAGAAAATTATGATGTTGCAATCAATGTAGGTATTGCAGGGAGTTTTTCTACCGGGCTTCAGATCGGAGAAATCGTTAATGTTGTAAGTGATAGGTTTTCGGAAATAGGCGCCGAATCAGGAGAACAGTTTCTCTCTCTTATTGATTTGAAATTACTTGAAGACGATAAAGCTTTCGCTACAAATAATGAACTGGTAAATAGCAGTGTATTCGAAAGTAAAACCATTAATTCCTTAAAAAAAGTAAAAGGGATAACTGTAAATACGGTACATGGATGCAATGACAGTATTCAGAAAGTGAGAAAGTTGTTTCACCCGGATGTAGAAAGTATGGAAGGTGCCGCATTTTTATATGTCTGTTTGAATGAAAGGATACAATGTTTGCAACTACGGGCAATCTCCAATTACATTGAAACCCGTAACAAGGAAAAATGGAACATCCCATTGGCTATTCGCAATGTAAACAATGCTTTATTTATGATACTGGATGAATAA
- the rpsO gene encoding 30S ribosomal protein S15 produces MYLTPEIKKDIFKQHGTSEIDTGSSEGQIALFTYRIQHLTQHLKSNKKDLFTERALVRLVGKRRRLLDYLKEIDIERYRTIIKKLNIRK; encoded by the coding sequence ATGTATTTAACACCAGAGATTAAAAAAGATATCTTCAAGCAGCACGGCACTTCCGAAATAGATACCGGCAGTTCCGAAGGACAAATTGCATTGTTTACATATCGTATTCAGCACCTTACACAGCATTTAAAATCCAATAAGAAAGACCTTTTTACCGAACGGGCACTGGTTCGTCTTGTAGGAAAACGCCGCAGGCTTCTTGACTATCTAAAAGAAATTGATATTGAAAGATATAGAACTATCATCAAAAAATTAAACATCAGAAAATAA
- a CDS encoding aldolase/citrate lyase family protein → METTALAGNKGKGIRSDCHVTLELTDSQGTEIKLESKVKALYGNAIITKAREILSFFAINNCRLLIEDFGALDFVLAARMEAAIKQLITTDKVFLPEMLPQNIYTTTKDRNRFSRLYLPGNSPQLMLNAGIHHPNGIILDLEDAVAYSKKAEARYLVRNALLSVDFYGAERMVRINQVPAGLDDLDYIIPYNVNLILVPKCEHAEQIHAVNKKIASIQQETGLNSPIWLMPIIESALGVMNAFEIARSAENVVAMAIGLEDYTADLGTRRTNEATESFYARCQLVNACKAAGIQAIDSVFSDVADMEALKQNVLKSKALGFDGMGCIHPRQIRVIHENFAPETTEIDKAKKIVNAFINATEKGLGVVSLGTKMIDPPVVKRAQRTIELAITMGKLSKNWREEE, encoded by the coding sequence TTGGAAACTACAGCTTTAGCCGGAAATAAAGGAAAGGGTATCCGTTCCGATTGCCATGTTACCCTTGAACTTACCGATTCACAGGGGACAGAGATCAAACTCGAAAGCAAAGTGAAAGCCCTGTACGGTAATGCAATTATTACGAAAGCCAGGGAAATACTTTCTTTTTTTGCAATCAACAATTGCCGTCTGCTTATTGAAGATTTCGGAGCACTCGATTTTGTACTTGCCGCCCGTATGGAAGCAGCTATCAAACAATTGATAACTACTGATAAAGTTTTTCTTCCGGAAATGCTTCCGCAAAATATTTACACAACTACCAAAGACCGGAATCGCTTTTCGCGCCTATATCTTCCGGGAAACAGTCCGCAACTGATGCTGAATGCTGGCATTCACCATCCTAACGGAATCATTCTCGACCTTGAAGATGCTGTGGCTTATTCAAAAAAAGCAGAAGCCCGTTATTTGGTTCGCAACGCATTACTTTCTGTTGATTTCTACGGTGCCGAACGTATGGTTCGTATTAACCAGGTTCCTGCCGGTCTCGACGACCTCGATTACATTATCCCCTATAATGTTAACCTCATTCTTGTTCCAAAGTGTGAACATGCAGAGCAAATTCATGCTGTGAACAAAAAAATTGCATCCATTCAGCAAGAAACAGGGTTGAATTCGCCTATCTGGCTAATGCCTATCATTGAAAGTGCGCTCGGAGTGATGAATGCCTTTGAAATTGCACGTTCGGCCGAAAATGTTGTAGCAATGGCAATAGGACTCGAAGACTACACCGCCGACCTTGGCACACGCCGTACAAACGAAGCTACTGAATCATTTTATGCCCGTTGCCAATTGGTAAATGCCTGTAAAGCTGCCGGAATCCAAGCTATTGATTCAGTTTTTTCCGATGTCGCCGACATGGAAGCGCTTAAACAAAACGTATTAAAATCAAAAGCATTAGGTTTCGATGGCATGGGATGTATCCATCCCCGGCAAATCCGTGTTATTCACGAAAATTTTGCACCCGAAACAACTGAAATTGATAAAGCCAAAAAAATTGTAAATGCATTTATCAACGCCACCGAAAAAGGGCTTGGTGTAGTATCATTGGGTACCAAAATGATAGATCCTCCCGTAGTAAAACGGGCTCAACGAACAATTGAATTAGCAATAACCATGGGTAAACTTTCAAAAAACTGGAGGGAAGAAGAATGA
- a CDS encoding polyribonucleotide nucleotidyltransferase, with product MQGFVKTFDLGDGRNISIETGKLAKQADGSVVVKIANTMLLATVCSKKEAAENVDFMPLTVEYQEKYAAAGRFPGGFFKREARPSEYEILIARLVDRAIRPLFPANYHAETQVLITLISSDPDIKPDAFACLAASSALMVSDIPFLGPISEVRVARINGNLVINPGFSEIPEADIDIMVAASKENIVMVEGEMKEISENDMIEALKLAHEAIKKQCEAQCELMEMVEKAHVKREYCHESQDEELEKKVHDFSYSRIYEIAKNPTGKHERTELFDKVKEDFILTLSEEEAMEKGPLISRYFHDVNKKAVRDVILNERIRLDGRKLDEIRPIWTEVDYLPTAHGSAIFTRGETQSLTTVTLGTKLDEQIIDGAVIEDKVNFILHYNFPPFSTGEVKAVRGTSRREIGHGNLALRALKPMVPTGEENPYTIRIVSDILESNGSSSMATVCAGTLALMDAGVKIRKPVSGIAMGLITDTQSGKYAVLSDILGDEDHLGDMDFKVTGTRDGITACQMDIKVDGLSYAIMAEALEQAHRGRMHILDEMEKTITEPRQDYKPHVPRIVKMTIPKEFIGAVIGPGGKVIQEMQRETNSTIVIEEVGEFGIIDIVSADKDSIEAVREKIKRIIAVPEIGEIYKGVVKNIQPFGAFVEILPGKDGLLHISEIEWKHLKTVESVLKVGDELEVKLIDIDSKTGKLKLSRKVLLPKPPQT from the coding sequence ATGCAAGGATTTGTAAAGACTTTTGATCTGGGCGATGGCAGAAATATTTCCATCGAAACCGGTAAGCTTGCCAAGCAAGCCGATGGTTCGGTGGTAGTAAAGATAGCTAACACTATGTTGTTAGCCACCGTATGTTCAAAAAAAGAAGCGGCTGAGAATGTTGATTTCATGCCACTAACAGTAGAATACCAGGAAAAATATGCAGCGGCAGGTCGTTTTCCGGGGGGTTTTTTTAAACGGGAAGCCCGTCCGTCAGAATATGAAATCCTGATTGCCCGCTTAGTTGACAGGGCAATACGCCCCCTTTTTCCTGCCAATTACCATGCGGAAACCCAAGTACTTATCACATTAATTTCTTCCGACCCCGATATTAAGCCCGATGCATTTGCCTGCCTGGCAGCTTCGTCGGCACTTATGGTTTCAGATATTCCCTTTCTGGGTCCTATTTCTGAAGTGAGAGTAGCAAGAATAAACGGAAATTTGGTAATTAATCCTGGTTTTTCCGAAATTCCGGAAGCAGATATTGATATAATGGTCGCTGCTTCAAAGGAGAACATTGTGATGGTAGAAGGAGAAATGAAAGAAATATCGGAAAACGATATGATAGAAGCCCTGAAACTTGCCCACGAAGCCATAAAAAAACAATGCGAGGCTCAGTGTGAACTGATGGAAATGGTAGAAAAAGCCCATGTAAAACGTGAATATTGTCACGAATCGCAGGATGAAGAACTTGAAAAAAAAGTACATGATTTTTCCTATTCCCGGATTTATGAAATAGCGAAGAACCCCACAGGTAAGCACGAACGCACCGAACTGTTCGACAAAGTAAAAGAAGATTTTATTCTAACCCTGAGCGAGGAAGAAGCCATGGAAAAGGGACCGCTGATTTCTCGTTATTTCCACGATGTGAATAAAAAAGCTGTTCGCGACGTTATCCTGAACGAACGCATAAGACTTGATGGCAGAAAGCTTGACGAAATTCGTCCCATCTGGACAGAAGTGGATTATTTACCCACCGCACATGGCTCGGCTATTTTTACCCGCGGTGAAACCCAATCGCTTACAACAGTTACACTTGGAACCAAGCTTGATGAACAAATAATTGACGGCGCAGTAATAGAAGACAAGGTAAATTTCATTCTCCATTATAACTTCCCTCCATTTTCAACCGGAGAAGTGAAAGCCGTAAGGGGCACAAGCCGCCGCGAAATAGGACACGGGAACCTCGCATTAAGGGCATTGAAACCCATGGTACCCACAGGAGAAGAAAATCCCTACACCATACGTATCGTTTCCGATATTCTCGAATCAAACGGTTCATCCTCTATGGCTACCGTTTGTGCAGGTACCCTTGCACTCATGGATGCCGGTGTAAAAATACGTAAACCGGTATCAGGTATTGCCATGGGATTGATTACCGATACCCAAAGCGGTAAATATGCCGTTCTTTCTGATATTCTTGGAGACGAAGACCATCTTGGCGATATGGACTTTAAAGTTACTGGTACACGAGATGGAATAACAGCCTGCCAAATGGATATAAAAGTAGATGGACTATCGTACGCAATTATGGCGGAAGCTCTTGAACAAGCCCATCGCGGCAGAATGCACATCTTAGATGAAATGGAAAAAACCATTACCGAACCCCGTCAGGATTATAAACCCCATGTTCCAAGAATAGTAAAAATGACTATTCCTAAAGAATTTATTGGCGCCGTTATCGGACCCGGTGGAAAAGTTATTCAGGAAATGCAACGCGAAACCAACTCTACTATTGTAATTGAAGAAGTAGGCGAATTCGGTATCATTGACATTGTATCTGCAGATAAAGACTCTATCGAAGCCGTTAGAGAAAAAATCAAACGTATTATTGCTGTTCCTGAAATTGGTGAAATATATAAAGGTGTAGTAAAAAACATTCAACCTTTTGGCGCTTTTGTGGAAATTCTTCCCGGGAAAGACGGATTGCTGCATATTTCTGAAATAGAGTGGAAACACCTGAAAACCGTTGAAAGTGTTTTAAAAGTTGGAGACGAGTTAGAAGTAAAACTTATTGATATAGACAGCAAAACGGGAAAATTAAAATTATCACGGAAAGTTCTTCTGCCTAAGCCTCCGCAAACATAA
- a CDS encoding putative porin produces the protein MNSKIPFFFSSLFFLSANFLLFSQKTTVNNNSLPQYYSLSRNCVSSFPFTNIDTSIRQIQKYDPIFNKVNFYANLGNLGSPYRNLLFFTDENIEFKAITNPYEDYVYRGENIRFYNVTRPYTELKYVMGSKKEQSLKIQHSQSVRKNLTLGFTYQIINSPGYYKYQKTNNNSLALAAAYNTDNKRYSANVAYTFNRFKTKENGGIVSDSTFENNLETDREVYLTNLKEAESHYRESGITFQQSFYLGRIPKNKIKESKQTDSTLNIADSTKAKENFRNIRGMRNAFCLGTLHHRFDYHRQSSVYADSDPVSGFYSRIYSDSVQTLDSTHVEQISNEFFWSNHSPLLPDSSRILRLYFGVKHQYSIYNDNYGTKYFSQVIPSAGFVLHPIKISELNVNVSYVTGTYNDGDYLMNARLINSFGKTNQLKLEFSATYLRQMPAWFYSFYRSNHFYWMEKLKPQELNKLGATLSWKGYSACANYFVISHFTFLDEQALPAQDNSTLKVFQINVRKNFRLGGIHFDNNFAWQKIMSSDALHLPEIMLNFSLYYQMSLFNNALLAQVGLDASYNSAYYADAYMPALHSFYLQKEKKIGDYCYGDVFINFQVKRANLFVKYQHFNSWFGDYRYYASPHYPMPDAGFRFGVSWRFYD, from the coding sequence ATGAATAGTAAAATCCCTTTCTTTTTTTCTTCTTTGTTTTTCCTCTCTGCCAATTTTTTATTATTCTCGCAGAAAACTACTGTTAACAATAATAGTTTACCTCAATACTATTCATTGTCCCGAAATTGTGTTTCCTCTTTTCCTTTTACTAATATTGATACTTCCATTCGTCAGATTCAAAAATATGACCCGATTTTCAATAAAGTTAATTTTTATGCAAACCTCGGAAATTTAGGCTCTCCTTACCGTAATCTGTTATTTTTTACTGATGAAAATATAGAATTTAAGGCAATTACCAATCCTTATGAGGATTATGTTTATCGTGGTGAAAATATAAGATTTTATAACGTTACCCGCCCTTATACCGAACTGAAATATGTGATGGGTTCGAAAAAGGAGCAATCTCTCAAAATTCAGCATTCGCAATCGGTTCGTAAGAATCTGACTTTAGGATTTACTTACCAGATTATTAATTCTCCGGGATATTACAAATACCAGAAAACCAATAATAATTCGCTGGCTTTAGCGGCGGCTTACAATACTGATAATAAAAGATATTCGGCTAATGTAGCTTATACTTTTAATCGTTTTAAAACAAAAGAAAACGGCGGTATTGTCAGCGATTCCACTTTTGAAAACAACCTGGAAACAGACAGGGAAGTTTACCTGACAAATCTTAAAGAAGCGGAAAGCCATTACCGCGAATCGGGCATTACTTTTCAACAAAGTTTTTATCTCGGCAGAATTCCTAAAAATAAGATAAAAGAATCAAAACAAACTGATTCAACACTCAACATTGCCGATAGTACAAAAGCCAAAGAGAATTTTAGAAACATCAGAGGCATGAGAAATGCTTTTTGCCTTGGAACTTTGCACCACCGTTTTGATTACCACAGGCAAAGCAGTGTTTATGCTGATTCCGACCCTGTTTCGGGATTCTATTCACGCATATATTCCGATTCAGTTCAAACACTCGACAGCACCCATGTTGAACAGATTTCGAACGAATTTTTCTGGTCGAACCATTCGCCATTGCTCCCCGATTCTTCAAGAATTCTTCGGCTTTATTTTGGCGTAAAACATCAATACTCAATTTATAACGATAATTACGGAACAAAATATTTTTCGCAGGTAATTCCTTCAGCAGGTTTTGTTTTACACCCGATAAAGATTTCGGAATTAAATGTCAATGTTTCTTATGTAACAGGAACCTACAATGATGGTGATTACCTTATGAATGCCAGATTGATAAACAGTTTTGGGAAAACCAATCAATTGAAACTTGAATTTTCAGCAACTTATTTGCGCCAAATGCCTGCATGGTTTTACAGTTTTTATCGTTCAAATCATTTTTACTGGATGGAAAAGTTAAAACCACAGGAATTGAACAAACTTGGTGCAACGCTCTCATGGAAAGGATATTCGGCATGTGCAAATTATTTTGTGATTTCTCATTTTACTTTTCTTGACGAGCAAGCCTTGCCTGCTCAGGATAATTCTACGCTGAAAGTTTTTCAAATAAATGTGCGAAAGAATTTTAGGCTGGGAGGAATACATTTTGACAATAATTTTGCCTGGCAGAAAATAATGAGCAGCGACGCATTGCATCTGCCCGAAATAATGCTGAATTTTTCGCTCTATTACCAGATGTCGTTGTTCAATAATGCATTACTTGCGCAGGTGGGCTTGGATGCCTCGTACAATTCGGCTTATTATGCCGATGCTTATATGCCTGCATTGCATAGTTTTTATTTGCAAAAGGAAAAGAAAATTGGAGATTACTGCTATGGTGATGTATTTATCAATTTTCAGGTGAAACGGGCAAACCTGTTTGTGAAATACCAGCATTTCAACAGTTGGTTTGGCGATTACCGCTATTATGCCTCGCCACATTATCCTATGCCTGATGCCGGTTTTCGTTTTGGTGTAAGCTGGAGGTTTTACGATTAA
- the rpe gene encoding ribulose-phosphate 3-epimerase produces the protein MPVLVAPSLLSADLSKLSQEIAMLNASQADLIHIDVMDGVFVPNITFGFPVIKALKKHAEKPLDVHLMITEPYRYLQEFRDAGADILHVHFEACTHLHRTLTAIKSLGMKAGIVLNPHTPVHFLENSINEADIVLLMSVNPGFGGQQFIAGTYEKISLLKELILRKKTSTAIEIDGGVSTENAEKLVAAGANILVAGNSIFSAESPTAAIQMMKGY, from the coding sequence ATGCCTGTTTTAGTTGCACCATCCTTGCTCTCTGCCGACCTATCAAAATTGTCGCAGGAAATTGCAATGCTAAATGCAAGCCAAGCCGATTTGATCCATATTGATGTAATGGATGGGGTATTTGTTCCTAACATAACTTTTGGCTTTCCTGTAATTAAAGCCTTAAAAAAACACGCAGAAAAGCCCCTCGATGTTCATCTGATGATAACCGAACCGTACCGTTATCTGCAGGAATTCAGAGATGCCGGAGCCGATATTTTACACGTGCATTTCGAAGCCTGTACCCACCTACATCGTACCCTTACTGCTATAAAATCGCTGGGAATGAAAGCAGGAATTGTATTAAACCCCCATACCCCTGTGCATTTTCTCGAAAATAGTATAAACGAAGCTGATATCGTTCTTCTGATGTCGGTAAACCCGGGTTTTGGCGGGCAGCAATTTATTGCAGGCACTTATGAAAAAATATCCCTTTTAAAAGAGCTTATACTACGCAAAAAAACCTCCACCGCCATTGAAATTGACGGAGGTGTATCTACCGAAAATGCTGAAAAACTTGTTGCAGCCGGCGCCAATATCCTTGTTGCAGGGAACAGTATTTTTTCTGCTGAGAGTCCTACGGCAGCAATCCAGATGATGAAAGGTTATTAA
- the citF gene encoding citrate lyase subunit alpha encodes MKKYDNLVVNAAGRLVPTEVNGQKVIPFKGIGKHRPEGRKYSSPIPTVLDYPEDGNKTVGTLTEALRKCGLKDGMTISTHHHLRDGDLVSNMIFDIASEFGIKDLVWLPSASFPCHEPLIKYLEDGTINHIEGSMNGPLGKFCSEGKMKGVAVLRSHGGRVQAIQDGEVHIDIAVIAAPTADAFGNANGVDGNSACGLLGYALADMMYADKVIIVTDNLVPFPCAPMQVLGNYVDYVVVVDKIGYPEKIVSGTTQVTKSPDRLLIAEMTAQFCLEAGLLKDGCSFQAGAGGTSLSIGIYFHEILKARGEKARFGFGGSTQYMVKMLEEGVLDYILDAQSFDLESVRSIRDNANHLDVSVWHAYNYHSKGNYNSMTDIVILGATEIDVNFNGNVVSHSDGYLLHGIGGWQNCLHSKCVILPVPLFRDRIPVIIDEVTTLCGPGQLIDVIVTERGIAINPNRTDLIEKLKNTYLPIKTIEELKEEAERICGKPSKPKFSDEIVAIIKWVDGTVIDAVRKIEK; translated from the coding sequence ATGAAAAAATATGATAATCTGGTAGTAAACGCAGCCGGCAGGTTAGTCCCTACCGAGGTAAACGGGCAAAAGGTTATTCCCTTTAAAGGAATAGGCAAACATCGCCCCGAAGGAAGAAAATATTCATCACCAATACCCACAGTGCTTGATTATCCCGAAGATGGAAACAAAACCGTTGGCACACTCACCGAAGCACTTCGCAAGTGTGGACTAAAAGACGGAATGACCATCTCGACTCATCATCACCTGCGCGACGGCGATTTGGTAAGCAACATGATTTTTGATATTGCAAGCGAATTTGGAATTAAAGACCTTGTTTGGCTGCCATCTGCCTCTTTTCCTTGCCACGAACCATTGATTAAATATCTGGAAGACGGAACTATCAATCATATTGAAGGCAGTATGAACGGACCCTTGGGAAAATTTTGTTCCGAAGGGAAAATGAAAGGTGTAGCCGTTCTCCGCTCACACGGAGGAAGAGTGCAAGCCATTCAGGACGGAGAAGTTCACATTGACATTGCCGTGATCGCAGCACCCACTGCCGACGCTTTCGGCAATGCCAACGGGGTTGACGGCAACTCCGCTTGCGGTTTGCTGGGATATGCTCTTGCCGACATGATGTATGCCGATAAGGTAATTATCGTTACCGATAATCTTGTTCCATTCCCCTGTGCACCCATGCAAGTTTTAGGCAATTATGTTGACTATGTGGTGGTAGTTGATAAAATAGGTTATCCCGAAAAAATTGTATCCGGAACCACACAGGTAACCAAAAGCCCCGACAGACTTTTAATTGCCGAAATGACTGCCCAATTTTGCCTCGAAGCAGGTTTACTGAAAGACGGCTGCAGTTTCCAGGCTGGTGCTGGTGGAACATCTCTTTCAATAGGTATTTATTTCCACGAAATTCTGAAAGCCCGTGGAGAAAAAGCACGGTTTGGTTTTGGTGGTAGTACTCAATACATGGTTAAAATGCTCGAAGAAGGCGTTCTCGACTATATTCTCGATGCCCAGTCGTTCGATTTGGAATCGGTTCGCTCCATCCGCGACAATGCCAACCATCTCGACGTTTCGGTTTGGCATGCCTATAACTACCACAGCAAAGGTAATTACAATTCAATGACCGATATCGTAATACTTGGTGCCACCGAAATTGACGTTAACTTTAATGGAAACGTTGTTTCGCACAGCGACGGCTACCTGCTACACGGTATTGGTGGCTGGCAAAACTGCCTGCATTCAAAATGTGTTATTTTACCGGTTCCCTTGTTCAGAGACCGTATCCCTGTGATTATTGATGAAGTAACAACACTTTGCGGACCAGGACAACTGATTGATGTCATTGTTACCGAACGTGGTATTGCTATCAATCCCAATCGTACCGATCTGATTGAAAAATTGAAAAACACCTATCTCCCCATTAAAACCATTGAGGAATTGAAAGAAGAAGCCGAACGCATTTGCGGGAAACCTTCAAAGCCCAAATTTAGCGACGAAATTGTCGCAATCATTAAATGGGTGGATGGTACAGTGATAGATGCCGTAAGGAAAATCGAAAAATAA
- a CDS encoding 1,4-dihydroxy-6-naphthoate synthase, whose protein sequence is MNKNTQNNKKLQLAFSPCPNDTFMFDALINHRMGAVDLDFDYHLADIETLNLKAFDGYFDVTKLSFHALLYLAKEYTLLDAGCALGRNCGPVLIAREPFSLEKLAKATIAIPGRYTTANLLFSLAFPESKVKKEILFSDIENAVLTRQVDAGVIIHESRFTFEQRGLIKLMDLGEWWESETGCLIPLGCIVIKQSAGSEIIKKTENLIRKSIEYAFENPEHSSGFVKNHARETLDSVIRQHIQLYVNKFSISLGEEGRKAVETLFEKAAQVRLIP, encoded by the coding sequence ATGAATAAGAACACTCAAAATAACAAAAAGTTGCAGTTAGCATTCAGCCCCTGTCCCAACGACACTTTCATGTTCGATGCGTTGATAAATCACAGGATGGGTGCTGTGGACCTGGATTTTGATTATCACCTTGCTGATATTGAAACTCTCAATCTCAAAGCTTTTGATGGGTATTTTGATGTTACCAAGCTGAGTTTTCATGCTTTATTGTACCTTGCAAAGGAATATACCTTGCTGGATGCCGGATGTGCTTTGGGCAGGAACTGCGGACCCGTTCTCATAGCGCGAGAGCCCTTTTCTTTAGAAAAATTAGCAAAAGCAACCATTGCCATCCCTGGTCGGTATACCACTGCCAATCTGCTATTTAGTCTTGCTTTTCCTGAAAGTAAGGTAAAAAAAGAAATTTTATTTTCCGACATCGAAAATGCCGTACTTACGAGACAGGTTGATGCCGGAGTTATAATTCACGAAAGCCGTTTTACTTTCGAACAAAGAGGTTTGATTAAGCTGATGGATTTGGGCGAATGGTGGGAAAGCGAAACAGGATGTCTTATACCGTTGGGCTGTATTGTGATAAAACAAAGTGCAGGTTCTGAGATTATTAAAAAAACCGAGAACCTTATACGAAAAAGTATTGAATATGCTTTTGAAAATCCAGAGCATTCTTCCGGATTTGTCAAAAATCATGCAAGGGAAACGCTTGATTCGGTAATAAGGCAACATATTCAATTGTATGTAAATAAATTCTCCATTTCACTCGGTGAAGAGGGAAGAAAAGCCGTGGAAACACTCTTTGAAAAGGCAGCACAAGTCAGATTGATTCCTTAA
- a CDS encoding sigma-70 family RNA polymerase sigma factor has protein sequence MRQLKITKQVTNRETASLDKYLQEIGKVELITADEEVSLAQRIKQGDKSALEKLTKANLRFVVSVSKQYQNQGLSLPDLINEGNLGLIKAAQRFDETRGFKFISYAVWWIRQSILQALAEQSRIVRLPLNKIGSINKINKAYAQLEQQYEREPNADEIAGILEITENEVKESMRNSGRHVSMDAPLVQDEDNTMYDVMRADDVPTPESGLLYESLKKEIDRAISTLTQREADVIRQYFGLNGSHPMTLEEIGEKFELTRERVRQIKEKAIRRLKHTTRSRILKTYLG, from the coding sequence ATGAGGCAGCTAAAAATTACCAAACAAGTTACTAACCGCGAAACCGCTTCTTTGGATAAATATCTTCAGGAAATTGGAAAAGTGGAACTAATTACTGCAGATGAAGAAGTTTCGTTAGCCCAACGGATTAAACAAGGAGATAAATCAGCTCTCGAAAAACTTACCAAGGCAAACCTTCGATTTGTTGTTTCCGTATCAAAACAATACCAAAACCAGGGACTAAGCCTTCCCGACCTGATTAACGAAGGCAATCTCGGACTGATAAAAGCAGCCCAACGGTTCGACGAAACCCGTGGTTTTAAATTTATTTCGTATGCAGTTTGGTGGATTCGCCAATCCATACTGCAGGCTTTAGCCGAACAATCGCGCATAGTAAGATTACCCCTGAATAAAATAGGCTCCATCAACAAGATAAATAAAGCCTATGCACAACTGGAACAACAATATGAACGCGAACCCAATGCCGACGAAATAGCCGGAATACTTGAAATTACGGAAAACGAAGTAAAGGAATCTATGCGAAATTCGGGCAGGCATGTTTCGATGGATGCTCCTCTGGTACAGGACGAAGACAATACCATGTACGATGTAATGCGTGCCGACGATGTTCCCACTCCCGAATCGGGGCTGTTGTACGAATCCCTGAAAAAAGAAATTGACAGGGCAATATCTACTCTTACCCAACGCGAAGCTGACGTCATCAGGCAATACTTCGGTTTGAACGGAAGCCATCCCATGACACTTGAAGAAATTGGTGAGAAATTCGAACTGACACGCGAACGCGTCCGCCAGATTAAAGAAAAAGCCATTCGAAGGCTCAAACATACCACCCGAAGCAGAATCCTAAAAACATATCTTGGATAA